The Poriferisphaera corsica DNA segment AAAAACCAAGCCGTGATTTGTTTACATCACGATCAATAAGCGAACTGTTCGTACACATTTGAGCAAAGAAAAAAACACTTTATGCCAATCGCATTGATTCGGTCACAAATTCAATCTCTTGAATCGTTCACATCTGAAGAAGCTTTATACACCGACGTTGAGAATACGATTGGTACTATCATCAAGCACATCATTTTCGATCTAAGCTAGAGTATTTCGCTACAGTATGTCATACCTGGATCTTGATCTCTTTTAATTTTGTTGCACAACAAACGATGGGAAGTTGCACGGCATTCACTGCAATTGATAACTTATCTATAGAAAACATTTGTAATAAATAAACGGACTGAATATTCAGCCCGCTGGTATCTTGAATCACAAATCGTAATTTAGCGAGCCATCACGCGACGATAACGCAATCCGGGCTGAGAAGGCTGAATTGGATTGCCTGATGCTGGCGTACATAACACCCAATGTTCGGGCTCGACTTCATAAAGACGTGCATCTTTACCTCCGTAGCCAATCTCAGGATCAGGTGTGGTAACATGCGGCTCGACGTGGTAGCCAGCAGGGAAATCTTCCGGAATTGTTGCGCCATCAACAACAGTCGGTAAGCGATGAACACTTTGGCCAAGTACGGGCATAGATTTGAGCAAGCCACGGGTATATGGGTGGAGCGGACGCTCGAAAATATTCTCGACAGTTGCGAATTCGAGTACGCGGCCTGCATACATCACCGCAACAACGTCTGCGTTTTCAGCTACAACACCAAGGTCATGAGTGATAAGCATGATGGACATATCTTGCGTATCTTGAAGGTGTCGAAGTAATTCGAGGATCTGAGCTTGAATCGTCACATCAAGGGCTGTGGTGGGCTCATCTGCTAGTAGTAGCTTGGGTTCGCAAGCGAGAGCCATAGCGATCATAACACGTTGCCGCATACCGCCTGAGAGCTGGTGCGGGTACTCTTTGAGACGTGACGCGGGGTCAGCAATACCTACATCTGAGAGGGCTTTAATCGCTATCTCTATGGATTGTGCCCGATCAACGGTGCGGTGAAGTCGGACGGCTTCTATGATCTGCTCCCCAATCGTATAGACG contains these protein-coding regions:
- a CDS encoding ABC transporter ATP-binding protein; the protein is MSNDTAKNQNQLDPIMQIEQLSVSFPGQGKKRNFAVNNVNLTIYPRQTLAVVGESGSGKSVSAMSILQIIPTPPGKYEHGKILWQPDPNVPVENLLDYNEKQMQTVRGNQIAMIFQEPMTSLNPVYTIGEQIIEAVRLHRTVDRAQSIEIAIKALSDVGIADPASRLKEYPHQLSGGMRQRVMIAMALACEPKLLLADEPTTALDVTIQAQILELLRHLQDTQDMSIMLITHDLGVVAENADVVAVMYAGRVLEFATVENIFERPLHPYTRGLLKSMPVLGQSVHRLPTVVDGATIPEDFPAGYHVEPHVTTPDPEIGYGGKDARLYEVEPEHWVLCTPASGNPIQPSQPGLRYRRVMAR